The following are encoded in a window of Gammaproteobacteria bacterium genomic DNA:
- a CDS encoding PilN domain-containing protein produces MANINLLPWREEAKQQREKVFYSLLGSAFVLAVGVVVGTLHLVNIHIDQQYERNDLLKQEIAIANEKIVEIKGLRETRANLKKRMDLIERLQNTRNLPTYLFDSLAKIVSAGVYLEKVERKSGTLLITGLTESNNHLANTIRNVETSPWYNNPLLQKINAEQERLRQLNKFTMRVAIVNQPGADNGN; encoded by the coding sequence ATGGCTAATATTAATTTATTACCTTGGCGCGAAGAGGCCAAGCAGCAGCGAGAAAAGGTATTTTATTCGTTGCTCGGCAGTGCGTTTGTGCTGGCCGTAGGTGTGGTGGTTGGCACATTACATCTTGTTAATATACATATAGATCAACAGTATGAAAGAAACGACCTGTTAAAGCAAGAGATTGCGATTGCCAATGAAAAAATTGTTGAAATAAAAGGATTGCGTGAAACAAGAGCCAACTTAAAAAAGCGGATGGATTTGATTGAGCGTTTACAAAATACCAGAAATCTGCCGACTTATTTATTCGATAGCCTAGCAAAAATTGTTTCGGCGGGCGTTTATTTAGAAAAAGTTGAGCGTAAAAGTGGCACTTTATTGATTACTGGATTAACTGAGTCAAATAACCATTTGGCCAATACTATTCGTAATGTCGAAACGTCACCTTGGTATAACAATCCGCTGCTGCAAAAGATAAATGCTGAGCAAGAGCGGCTGCGTCAGCTAAACAAGTTCACGATGCGAGTCGCGATTGTTAACCAGCCGGGAGCAGACAATGGAAATTAG
- a CDS encoding type 4a pilus biogenesis protein PilO, producing MEISLFTDLQNIDSDNPGTWPKSVKIFMTIVVIIFTLGLGWYVFVDDELIALKNAEDEEQKLRTSFASKQRLAASLPAYRLQLAEMEVQLATMLKKLPAGHETPGLLDDITFVATAAGLSIASITWSDEIEKEFYTELPLDINVEGDYHQFGKFVASVADLPRIVSLHDFTISTIKTGGLQLKIVAKTYRYKEDSQ from the coding sequence ATGGAAATTAGTCTCTTTACAGACTTACAAAATATCGACAGCGATAATCCAGGCACTTGGCCCAAATCGGTTAAGATCTTTATGACTATTGTGGTGATAATTTTCACTTTGGGCTTAGGCTGGTATGTGTTTGTTGACGACGAACTTATTGCGCTTAAAAATGCCGAAGATGAAGAACAAAAATTACGGACTTCTTTTGCCAGCAAACAACGCCTAGCGGCAAGTTTGCCAGCTTATCGTCTACAGTTGGCCGAAATGGAAGTACAGCTGGCGACAATGTTAAAGAAATTACCAGCAGGCCATGAGACACCTGGTTTACTTGATGATATAACCTTTGTTGCTACTGCTGCCGGTTTGAGTATTGCGTCAATTACTTGGAGCGATGAAATAGAGAAAGAGTTCTATACCGAATTACCGCTCGATATCAATGTCGAGGGTGACTATCATCAATTTGGCAAGTTTGTTGCGTCTGTTGCTGATTTACCTCGGATCGTTAGTCTGCATGATTTTACCATTTCGACGATTAAAACTGGCGGCTTGCAGTTGAAGATAGTAGCAAAAACGTATCGCTATAAAGAGGACTCGCAATGA
- a CDS encoding pilus assembly protein PilP, with protein MIILTGLIGCTEGTTDVEQFIASVKAKKGRKVEPIPQYKEFKHYAYNASFVRSPFEAPQQELTLDVVNESRDCLQPDVTRRKSTLEAFGLESLMMRGSLGQANDLWALIETGTGEVHRVRKGYYLGLFHGQITSISAQQVDMMEVVPDGAGCWLERSNSIALIENDEDDE; from the coding sequence TTGATTATACTCACTGGTCTAATTGGTTGCACTGAAGGCACCACGGATGTCGAACAATTTATCGCATCGGTTAAGGCGAAAAAGGGCCGTAAAGTAGAACCCATTCCTCAATATAAAGAATTTAAGCATTATGCCTATAATGCCAGTTTTGTTCGAAGTCCATTTGAGGCGCCTCAGCAAGAATTAACACTGGATGTAGTCAATGAATCTCGTGACTGTTTACAGCCTGATGTGACCCGACGTAAGTCGACGTTAGAAGCATTCGGGTTAGAAAGTTTAATGATGCGTGGCTCTTTAGGCCAAGCTAACGATTTGTGGGCCCTGATTGAAACCGGGACCGGCGAGGTCCATCGTGTCAGAAAAGGATACTATTTGGGCTTGTTTCATGGCCAAATTACCAGTATAAGTGCGCAGCAAGTTGATATGATGGAAGTTGTACCCGATGGCGCGGGTTGTTGGCTTGAGCGTAGCAATAGCATCGCCTTAATCGAAAATGATGAAGATGATGAGTAA
- a CDS encoding type IV pilus secretin PilQ family protein, with protein sequence MAFYPKFKPCLWLLLAVLPALTQAVELVDVRYSDTVDKQLKLEFIFDTDVVKPAVNKFKDPAQLIFNFAKATSQLDLNDLPLNDTGVKKIAVNINQEGLSIALSLKDLVTYQSSVQGDKFVVILGDKLDEVAAARASNPEAATKPVKRTASNQINTIDFKLNRDKNAQLKIIFNNETVAAEVIQNGRKVIIDLSGVAIADDDIYTMDVMDFGTPVRSFETFRDHNGSRLELTMMKKFTYDWSQQGNEFKLLVKVPKVEKRATAKKKVEYKGKKLSLNFQKVAIRTALQIIADYNNFNLVIGDNVDGDITLRLESVPWDQALDMILKLKGLDKRIDGNILLVAPATELLNREAAELKANQEVKELAPLYTEYIQINYAKAQDIAQLLDGGKAKLLSTRGSATVDVRTNMLFVQDTALKLEEVRRLVSVLDVPVQQVVIEARIVTVTDNVNEEFGVRWGITDTLSDGSVSGTIEGTSDASSGSVPALGDRLNVNLPVTDAAGTIAFQVAKLGNGTLLDLELSALERENKGEVIARPSITTANQQPAYIEQGTEIPYVTASSSGATTVEFKKAVLALRVTPQITPDGRIILDLVITQNSRGDTVSTALGDAIAINTQEIGTKVLVNNGETIVLGGIYQQQLIKAVTKVPVLGDIPMLGWLFRTQTNFAERRELLIFVTPKIIIDRNRD encoded by the coding sequence GTGGCCTTTTACCCAAAATTTAAGCCTTGTTTATGGTTGCTATTAGCGGTGCTACCGGCATTAACGCAAGCGGTGGAGCTTGTTGATGTCAGATATAGCGATACCGTAGATAAACAGCTTAAGCTTGAGTTTATATTTGATACTGATGTGGTTAAGCCAGCAGTTAATAAGTTTAAAGACCCAGCGCAGTTAATATTCAACTTTGCTAAAGCGACCAGCCAGCTTGATTTAAATGATTTGCCACTGAATGACACTGGGGTTAAAAAAATCGCAGTGAACATTAATCAGGAAGGTCTCAGTATAGCGCTTTCTCTTAAAGACTTAGTCACATATCAATCTAGCGTACAGGGCGATAAGTTTGTGGTGATCCTTGGTGATAAATTGGATGAGGTCGCAGCGGCTCGTGCAAGTAATCCCGAGGCTGCCACTAAGCCAGTAAAGCGTACTGCCAGTAATCAGATTAACACCATTGATTTCAAACTTAATCGTGATAAAAATGCGCAGTTAAAAATTATTTTTAATAATGAGACTGTCGCCGCCGAAGTGATTCAGAATGGCCGCAAGGTAATTATTGATCTGTCTGGGGTTGCGATCGCAGACGATGATATTTACACCATGGACGTAATGGACTTTGGGACACCAGTTCGTAGTTTTGAAACCTTTCGTGACCACAACGGGTCGCGTTTGGAGCTGACCATGATGAAGAAATTCACCTATGATTGGAGCCAGCAAGGCAATGAATTTAAACTTTTAGTCAAAGTACCTAAAGTCGAGAAACGTGCCACAGCAAAGAAAAAAGTTGAGTATAAAGGTAAAAAACTCTCGCTTAATTTTCAAAAAGTAGCGATCAGAACAGCTTTGCAAATTATTGCCGACTATAATAATTTCAACTTGGTTATTGGTGATAATGTCGACGGTGACATCACGTTACGGTTAGAGAGTGTTCCTTGGGATCAAGCGTTAGATATGATCTTAAAGCTGAAGGGCTTAGACAAACGGATTGATGGCAACATTCTGTTGGTTGCACCGGCGACAGAGCTGCTAAATCGTGAAGCAGCCGAGTTAAAAGCTAACCAAGAAGTCAAAGAGTTAGCACCGCTCTATACCGAATACATTCAAATCAACTATGCCAAAGCGCAAGATATCGCACAGCTGCTCGACGGTGGTAAAGCGAAGCTATTATCAACTCGCGGCAGTGCCACGGTTGATGTGCGGACCAACATGTTATTTGTGCAAGATACCGCCCTTAAGTTGGAGGAAGTGCGGCGTTTAGTGAGCGTGCTTGATGTGCCAGTGCAGCAAGTCGTTATTGAAGCGAGAATCGTAACGGTAACTGATAATGTTAATGAGGAATTCGGTGTTCGTTGGGGCATCACAGATACTCTGTCTGATGGTTCAGTCTCTGGCACTATAGAGGGAACATCAGATGCTTCATCTGGCAGCGTACCTGCTTTAGGAGACCGCCTAAATGTTAATTTACCTGTTACCGACGCTGCAGGTACTATTGCTTTTCAGGTGGCCAAACTAGGTAATGGCACCTTACTTGATTTGGAATTGAGTGCATTGGAGCGTGAAAACAAAGGTGAAGTGATCGCTCGCCCAAGCATTACTACAGCTAATCAACAACCTGCTTATATTGAGCAGGGGACTGAAATACCTTATGTCACGGCCTCTTCGAGTGGCGCGACGACAGTAGAGTTTAAGAAGGCGGTCTTAGCGCTGCGAGTAACACCTCAGATCACTCCTGATGGTCGTATTATCCTTGATTTAGTGATTACCCAGAATTCACGTGGTGACACAGTATCAACCGCGTTGGGCGACGCTATTGCTATTAATACTCAAGAGATTGGCACCAAGGTGTTGGTTAATAATGGTGAAACTATAGTGCTAGGTGGAATTTATCAGCAACAATTAATTAAAGCGGTGACTAAAGTGCCAGTATTGGGTGATATTCCAATGCTTGGTTGGTTATTTAGAACCCAAACTAATTTCGCAGAACGTCGAGAGCTGTTGATATTTGTGACGCCTAAAATTATTATTGATCGCAATAGAGACTGA
- the aroK gene encoding shikimate kinase AroK: protein MAEKRNIYIVGPMGAGKSTIGRHIAQQLHLEFFDSDNEIEERTGAEISWVFDVEGEEGFRVREADVIDDLTQKQGIVLATGGGSILSKEVRNRLSARGLVVYLETTIDKQLARTQRDKRRPLLQTDKPREVLEELAKTRNPLYEEIADFTVRTDEQSAKLVAKEIIDKLGF, encoded by the coding sequence ATGGCTGAGAAACGAAATATATATATTGTTGGTCCGATGGGTGCTGGTAAAAGCACGATTGGGAGACACATTGCACAACAACTTCATTTAGAATTTTTTGATTCTGATAATGAAATTGAAGAGCGTACTGGCGCTGAAATTTCATGGGTATTCGACGTCGAGGGCGAAGAAGGCTTTCGTGTGCGCGAAGCTGATGTTATTGATGACTTAACACAGAAGCAAGGCATAGTACTAGCAACTGGCGGTGGTTCAATTTTGAGTAAAGAGGTTCGCAACCGCCTTTCTGCACGTGGTTTAGTAGTTTATTTAGAAACTACGATTGATAAGCAGTTAGCGCGTACTCAACGTGATAAGCGTCGTCCGTTACTGCAAACTGATAAGCCACGCGAAGTATTAGAAGAGCTCGCAAAAACTAGAAACCCGCTTTACGAAGAAATTGCTGATTTTACTGTTCGTACCGACGAGCAAAGCGCAAAGTTGGTTGCTAAGGAAATTATTGATAAATTAGGGTTCTGA
- the aroB gene encoding 3-dehydroquinate synthase translates to MKQLEVQLGERSYPIYIGQGLFADGELITRHIKTNKVMLVTNTTVEELYLEQVKASLESAGKIVDCTVLPDGEVYKTLETLNLIFDGLLQHQHGRDTCIVALGGGVIGDMAGFAASCYQRGVDFIQLPTTLLSQVDSSVGGKTAVNHPLGKNMIGAFYQPKAVYIDIECLGTLPATEFAAGMAEVIKYGIIWDQEFFDWLDIARVPIRALDAESLTRMIFRCCEIKAEVVSEDEQERGVRALLNLGHTFGHAIESEQGYGVWLHGEAVGAGMVLAATTSQMMGLITTQQTQQIEALIKSYDLPTVAPQEMNFDAFIKHMVVDKKVIAGKLRFVLPTAVGSAELRSDVSEDVLRQVIERR, encoded by the coding sequence ATGAAACAACTCGAAGTACAACTTGGTGAGCGTAGTTATCCTATTTACATAGGGCAAGGACTTTTTGCTGATGGTGAGTTAATTACTCGTCATATTAAAACGAATAAAGTAATGCTTGTCACCAATACTACGGTTGAAGAGCTGTACCTCGAGCAAGTCAAAGCGTCCTTAGAGTCGGCTGGTAAGATTGTCGACTGCACTGTTCTACCTGATGGTGAAGTGTATAAAACCCTTGAAACCTTAAATTTAATCTTTGATGGATTATTACAGCATCAGCACGGGCGCGATACATGTATCGTTGCACTCGGTGGTGGGGTAATTGGTGATATGGCTGGGTTTGCTGCATCATGTTATCAACGTGGTGTTGATTTTATTCAGCTGCCGACTACCTTACTCTCTCAAGTTGACTCGAGCGTTGGTGGTAAAACAGCGGTTAACCATCCGTTGGGTAAAAACATGATAGGTGCCTTCTATCAGCCTAAAGCTGTTTATATCGATATTGAATGTTTAGGTACCTTGCCCGCAACTGAGTTCGCTGCAGGTATGGCTGAGGTGATTAAATATGGCATTATCTGGGATCAAGAGTTTTTTGATTGGTTAGATATAGCGCGTGTCCCAATTAGAGCGCTCGATGCTGAGTCGCTGACCCGAATGATTTTTCGTTGCTGTGAAATAAAAGCAGAAGTGGTATCTGAGGATGAGCAAGAACGCGGTGTGCGTGCCTTGCTTAATTTAGGGCACACTTTTGGTCATGCAATTGAATCAGAACAAGGTTATGGCGTTTGGCTCCATGGCGAAGCTGTTGGTGCCGGGATGGTGCTTGCTGCAACAACTTCGCAGATGATGGGTTTAATTACGACACAACAAACTCAACAAATTGAAGCGCTGATTAAAAGTTATGATTTACCGACTGTTGCGCCTCAAGAGATGAATTTTGATGCTTTTATTAAGCATATGGTCGTCGATAAAAAAGTCATTGCAGGTAAGTTACGTTTTGTACTGCCGACAGCGGTAGGTTCTGCTGAATTACGTTCAGATGTATCAGAAGATGTATTGCGGCAAGTTATTGAACGTCGATAA
- a CDS encoding AAA family ATPase: MSLNSTNDTSAMDVQLEPQSQLLSRIKYATENESQFNFLSGEAGVGKSFIASLLVEDLSNTLVIKLSCRENFEPELFKQDLICQLATDDLSELSQSLTLAIQEAVNFYGQPIQIIIDNAHYMPRAFVSSLWGSFCEVISDGLPLANLNILLIGHRSWAKPIVTRLVEIRANLVNDFELSYLTSAQARDFLSEIYPDWSETKIINQLAQLDPERLTPQKLIYSEPPTASSSKLPRVVLVVVTLMLSTIALAWFTLDSAPSLTINSAAQQIPELVVLSENIEQSPVPGQLKPLIADVSVSLSENMSQDLSESVSESMSESMSESMSNQSSVNSTEQVEQQSAVNPELIESEELEQPDFESSPLDVQYMFNEQTLLAVPQSHVSLMLGGFSTQSVLNSVLAKFKDRSQLSVYKTTRLERDWFVLLYGDFGNAKAARTVMRSNPSALVPFSPWIKSFRVINAEISAVAVTVDNNK, encoded by the coding sequence ATGTCCTTAAATAGCACTAATGATACCTCAGCAATGGATGTTCAACTTGAACCTCAGTCTCAGCTATTATCACGAATTAAGTACGCCACGGAAAATGAAAGTCAATTTAATTTCCTATCTGGCGAGGCTGGTGTTGGTAAAAGCTTTATTGCTAGTTTGTTGGTTGAAGATCTCAGCAATACGTTAGTTATAAAACTGAGCTGCCGCGAAAATTTTGAACCAGAGCTGTTTAAGCAAGACTTAATCTGTCAATTGGCTACCGATGATTTATCTGAACTGAGCCAATCGCTGACATTAGCGATTCAAGAGGCCGTCAATTTTTACGGTCAACCAATCCAGATTATTATCGATAATGCTCATTATATGCCACGGGCTTTTGTTAGCTCATTGTGGGGCAGTTTTTGTGAAGTAATTTCAGATGGCTTACCGCTGGCTAATTTAAATATATTATTGATTGGTCACCGCAGTTGGGCTAAACCTATTGTCACCCGATTGGTTGAAATTCGCGCGAATCTGGTAAATGACTTTGAGTTAAGTTACTTAACGTCGGCTCAGGCCCGTGATTTCTTAAGCGAAATTTATCCGGACTGGTCAGAAACAAAAATCATTAATCAGTTGGCGCAACTAGATCCTGAGCGGTTAACACCTCAAAAATTAATTTATAGTGAGCCACCGACAGCTAGTAGTTCTAAACTGCCTCGCGTTGTTTTAGTGGTGGTAACTTTAATGCTTTCAACGATAGCGTTAGCTTGGTTTACGTTAGATAGCGCTCCTTCGTTAACCATAAATTCTGCTGCACAGCAAATACCGGAATTAGTGGTTTTAAGTGAGAACATTGAGCAAAGTCCGGTGCCTGGACAGCTAAAGCCATTAATAGCCGATGTGTCAGTAAGCTTGTCTGAAAACATGTCGCAAGACCTCTCTGAAAGCGTGTCTGAAAGCATGTCTGAAAGCATGTCTGAAAGCATGTCTAATCAGAGCTCTGTAAACTCAACAGAGCAGGTGGAGCAGCAATCAGCAGTTAATCCTGAGCTTATTGAGTCAGAAGAGCTAGAGCAACCAGACTTCGAAAGTTCACCGCTTGATGTCCAATATATGTTTAATGAACAAACTCTATTGGCTGTACCGCAATCTCATGTCTCTTTAATGCTAGGCGGTTTCAGTACGCAGTCGGTACTCAACTCTGTGTTAGCAAAATTCAAAGATCGTTCGCAACTATCGGTTTATAAAACAACCCGCCTTGAGCGTGACTGGTTTGTCTTACTATATGGTGACTTTGGTAATGCTAAAGCTGCCCGTACAGTAATGAGATCGAATCCCTCAGCGTTGGTGCCGTTTTCACCGTGGATTAAATCATTTCGGGTAATAAACGCAGAGATTTCTGCTGTTGCCGTCACCGTGGATAACAACAAGTAA
- a CDS encoding Dam family site-specific DNA-(adenine-N6)-methyltransferase, producing MKKQRAFLKWAGGKYGLIDDISQLLPQGDRLVEPFVGAGSVFLNTDYKHYLLNDVNQDLINLYKLIQSDAKEYIAESRKLFNADGNTSERYYDIRQRFNATSDSFERSIYFLYMNRHGYNGLCRYNLKGGYNVPFGRYKKPYFPEAELWNFAEKSQQATFTSHCFRESFKQAKAGDVIYCDPPYAPLSPTASFTSYSGQGFKLIDQQDLAQVAEQAQAAKIPVLISNHDLELTRNLYHNAELTIKQVKRTISQKAGKRLKVNEILALYK from the coding sequence ATGAAAAAGCAGCGTGCGTTTTTAAAATGGGCCGGTGGTAAATACGGCCTAATCGATGATATCAGCCAGTTGTTGCCGCAGGGGGATCGTCTCGTTGAACCTTTTGTAGGGGCCGGTTCTGTCTTTCTTAATACTGATTACAAACATTATTTACTTAATGATGTTAATCAAGATCTGATCAATTTGTATAAACTAATACAATCAGATGCTAAAGAGTACATTGCGGAATCGCGCAAACTATTTAATGCTGACGGTAATACCAGTGAGCGATATTATGATATCCGGCAGCGGTTTAATGCCACTTCGGACTCATTTGAGCGCTCGATTTATTTTTTGTATATGAATCGCCATGGTTATAACGGTCTTTGTCGTTATAACTTAAAAGGCGGTTATAACGTGCCGTTTGGTCGGTATAAAAAACCCTACTTCCCCGAAGCTGAACTGTGGAACTTTGCTGAGAAATCGCAACAAGCTACCTTCACTTCTCACTGTTTTAGAGAAAGCTTTAAACAGGCTAAAGCAGGAGATGTGATTTATTGCGATCCTCCATATGCACCATTATCACCAACGGCGAGCTTCACGAGTTACTCTGGTCAAGGTTTTAAGCTGATAGATCAGCAAGATTTAGCGCAAGTGGCGGAGCAGGCTCAGGCCGCTAAAATTCCAGTATTGATCAGTAATCACGACTTAGAGTTAACCAGAAATCTTTATCACAATGCTGAGTTAACGATTAAACAGGTTAAAAGAACCATTAGCCAAAAAGCTGGCAAGCGGTTAAAAGTGAATGAGATATTAGCTTTATACAAGTAG
- a CDS encoding OsmC family protein — MKASVNWVENETFIGESESGHQVIMDGNSQDSKAPSPMEMVLMSVGACSSVDVVSILKKARQDIRGVRVVLDSERREEAPRYFTKIHLHFIATGNNVSEKHVARAVSLSADKYCSVALMLEKAVEITHSFEVVEA; from the coding sequence ATGAAAGCAAGCGTTAACTGGGTAGAAAATGAAACATTTATTGGCGAATCAGAGTCTGGCCATCAGGTTATTATGGATGGAAACAGTCAAGACTCAAAAGCGCCGAGCCCAATGGAAATGGTGTTAATGTCGGTTGGAGCTTGCAGCTCGGTCGATGTCGTCAGCATTCTTAAAAAAGCGCGCCAAGATATTCGTGGTGTTCGCGTTGTTTTAGACTCTGAGCGTCGTGAAGAAGCGCCACGTTACTTTACTAAAATTCATTTACACTTTATTGCGACAGGCAACAATGTCAGTGAAAAGCATGTAGCGCGCGCAGTATCTTTGTCAGCAGATAAGTATTGTTCGGTAGCATTAATGCTCGAGAAGGCTGTCGAAATAACTCACAGTTTTGAAGTGGTTGAGGCTTAG
- a CDS encoding PAS domain-containing sensor histidine kinase: MRKPSNNEVRNSIIGLGDKSIKKNYYPQLKNKIKEIKELNKTLEEKVRLRTKELLEQKNIFETLFVDTADALVLIKDGKYIECNNALLKMLMCKDKKEFLSLQPHQISPEYQPDGTRSDVKTERLITQCIKHGQLEFDWVYTKKNGAHFWANMLMTNIIINDEVVIHAVWRDITDKKNLEQEVQQRNDELQKTNNNLQKTIINLEKTQHQLVESEKMASLGGLVAGISHEINTPIGVGVTGVSHLLNITQHIKNDYENNCMTQESFKIFLDSAIEASNLISANLDRVADLVNSFKKISVDQTSEEKREFNIKEYFHEILLSVSHILKKHNFTVEVNCTDGLLINSYPGSFSQIITNLIINSINHGYDDKKEGCITLEATEQAGYYSVIYKDDGKGIPKDNIERIFDPFFTTSRGSGGTGLGLYVVYNIVTTNLNGSIDCISEDNHGVEFHIVIPKNPPALLSEKL, translated from the coding sequence ATGAGAAAGCCATCTAATAACGAAGTCCGCAATTCAATTATTGGGCTTGGAGATAAGTCAATAAAGAAAAATTATTACCCTCAACTGAAAAATAAAATTAAGGAAATCAAGGAGCTTAATAAAACTTTAGAGGAAAAAGTAAGATTAAGAACCAAAGAACTGCTTGAGCAAAAAAACATTTTTGAAACTCTGTTTGTTGATACCGCAGATGCATTAGTGCTTATCAAGGATGGTAAATATATAGAGTGTAATAATGCTCTACTTAAAATGCTAATGTGTAAGGATAAAAAAGAATTCTTGAGCTTACAACCACATCAAATATCACCTGAATATCAACCAGATGGAACGCGATCTGATGTCAAAACTGAGAGACTAATTACGCAATGTATAAAACACGGACAACTTGAGTTTGACTGGGTTTACACCAAAAAAAATGGTGCTCACTTTTGGGCTAATATGCTAATGACCAACATCATTATAAATGATGAAGTTGTCATTCACGCAGTATGGAGGGACATCACCGATAAAAAAAATCTTGAACAGGAAGTCCAACAAAGAAATGATGAGTTGCAAAAAACGAATAACAACCTGCAGAAAACGATAATTAATTTAGAAAAAACCCAACATCAATTAGTAGAATCTGAAAAGATGGCTAGCTTAGGTGGACTTGTTGCTGGTATTTCTCATGAAATCAATACACCGATTGGCGTTGGGGTTACTGGAGTTTCACATTTATTAAATATAACTCAACATATAAAAAACGACTATGAAAACAACTGTATGACACAAGAAAGTTTTAAGATATTTTTAGATTCAGCGATAGAAGCCTCCAACTTAATTAGCGCTAATTTGGATCGGGTGGCTGACTTAGTTAATAGCTTCAAGAAGATATCCGTTGATCAAACATCAGAGGAGAAAAGAGAGTTCAATATTAAAGAGTACTTTCACGAAATTCTATTAAGTGTGAGCCATATTTTAAAAAAACATAATTTTACAGTCGAAGTAAATTGTACTGATGGGCTATTAATAAATTCATACCCAGGAAGTTTTTCCCAAATTATCACGAACCTAATTATTAATTCAATTAATCACGGCTATGATGATAAAAAAGAGGGCTGCATAACGTTAGAGGCAACCGAACAAGCTGGTTATTACTCGGTGATCTATAAAGATGACGGTAAGGGAATACCTAAAGATAATATTGAAAGAATATTCGACCCATTTTTTACCACGAGCCGTGGCAGCGGCGGAACCGGTCTAGGTTTGTATGTTGTGTATAATATTGTTACGACTAATTTAAATGGCAGTATTGATTGTATTAGCGAAGACAATCACGGCGTAGAATTCCACATAGTAATCCCTAAAAACCCGCCAGCTTTACTCAGTGAAAAATTATAG
- a CDS encoding iron-containing alcohol dehydrogenase: MDTERISALRKFVAPEYIYGTGSRELVSRYAQNLELSKIMLVTDKGVKKAGWSDEVRQYLTDDGIETIIYDEVSPNPRDYEVMKGADIFLEQGCDSIVAVGGGSVMDCAKGIGIVVSNQKHILSFEGVDMIFIPPPPLICLPTTAGTSADVSQFCIITDTKKMVKIAIISKMTIPDVSLIDPEMTLTMPLTLTVETGLDALTHAIEAFVSNAHSPMTDLNSLEAIRLINKNLPKVFENPERMEYREPMMLGSLYAGLAFSNASLGAVHAMAHSLGGLKDLPHGLCNTILLDKVIDYNFDAASSRYRKIADVFNLKATKPSDQLVRDDLNKFIKDIKQQLGVDKKLSELGLLETDIPSLSAHAINDACIVTNPKKASLQDLKRIYEKAI; the protein is encoded by the coding sequence ATGGACACCGAACGAATATCCGCCTTAAGAAAATTTGTTGCTCCCGAATATATCTATGGCACAGGCTCCAGAGAATTAGTCTCTAGGTATGCGCAAAATTTAGAATTATCAAAGATTATGCTAGTGACTGATAAAGGAGTGAAAAAAGCAGGCTGGAGTGATGAAGTCAGGCAATACCTGACCGATGATGGTATTGAAACTATCATCTATGATGAGGTATCTCCGAATCCAAGAGATTATGAAGTCATGAAAGGTGCTGACATTTTTCTCGAGCAAGGCTGTGATTCGATTGTTGCAGTAGGTGGTGGCAGCGTGATGGATTGCGCCAAAGGAATCGGGATTGTTGTATCTAATCAAAAGCATATCTTGTCTTTTGAGGGTGTTGATATGATTTTCATACCACCGCCGCCATTAATATGCCTCCCGACAACGGCGGGTACATCGGCCGATGTATCGCAGTTTTGTATCATTACCGATACTAAAAAAATGGTAAAAATTGCTATCATCAGCAAAATGACAATCCCCGACGTCTCATTGATTGACCCTGAAATGACCCTAACAATGCCTTTGACGTTAACGGTTGAGACAGGACTTGATGCTTTAACTCATGCTATTGAAGCATTTGTCTCAAATGCCCACTCCCCTATGACTGACTTAAACTCATTAGAAGCGATTAGGTTAATCAATAAAAACCTACCAAAGGTCTTTGAAAACCCCGAACGCATGGAGTATAGAGAGCCCATGATGTTAGGCAGCCTATATGCCGGGCTTGCTTTTTCTAATGCGAGTCTAGGAGCGGTTCATGCAATGGCACATAGCCTAGGAGGTTTAAAAGACTTGCCTCATGGACTTTGTAATACCATTTTACTTGATAAGGTAATTGATTATAATTTTGACGCTGCAAGTTCACGCTATCGAAAAATTGCAGATGTATTCAATCTAAAAGCAACGAAACCTAGTGATCAACTAGTGCGTGATGATTTGAATAAATTTATTAAAGACATCAAGCAACAGCTAGGTGTCGACAAAAAACTTTCTGAATTAGGTCTGCTTGAAACTGACATACCTTCGTTATCAGCACATGCTATCAATGATGCTTGTATCGTAACTAACCCCAAAAAAGCCTCCTTACAAGACTTAAAGAGAATTTATGAGAAAGCCATCTAA